The Silene latifolia isolate original U9 population chromosome X, ASM4854445v1, whole genome shotgun sequence genome contains the following window.
aagctacccgggtcctctagcttatggggtgcagtgtgagacaagtaagagcaagaTTCTTTAGTTAATGCGatagtgtgaacatgttcaagcgactttttctttgacaggagttgtttcatgaatttagtgtatgctggcacttgattgaccaactcaaggaagggtacttgtacattcaagctacgaataactttctcaaatttactgaaagatacctgttcctttgttggcactagtctctctggatatggggccgtaataagtaccttagccctctccactaagttgcgcatgccggcatccgtggacttaggatGGAAGTCTACCGCTTTCTCCTTGTTAGAGCTCGaatcctcctcagaccgtctcaaatatgagccattaaccgtcatcggatcgaacttcagagttgggacggacccatcagcactcgggtctggcccTAACACTTTCGGAGCTGCCGTGCCTCGAAACAaatagtccctcaagttatcgggcatcggaggacgaacaatctcgctatcagcagtaatcttggtcgatcgaccactatcctcagtcgatcgaccaaggtgcacagttccaggagctgcggtaacccgcatatcagtcgatcgaccgtgtgtatcagtcgatcgactgatatacctggtagacgcctttttcgtTGAATTATTCGtttcagctttcttttgactcggatctgccgcattcttttcaacagcatcctcgaccatggcaggcccctccagggtggacccactcctcaatgtgatggcgtttaaggtctccttttggtcggtttgagtcggtaagtgtcccggagctcgagaggtactcttactagccaattgagcaatttggctctctagtagcttcatcccagcctctcttgcttgggactccttcattaacaagttcttaaactcagcaaaatcagaactatgggattgttgttgctgctgcggcacataaggcggtttttgatattgttgttgcttttgatgagggggcacatagggttgctgctgcagaggtggagttggatttaagacattctggctactccacctcaggttgggatgaacattgggctcatagtaggtgttcgtctacctatagtgttgaaagccagcacaagactcaaagggactagggcaattcttcgaaacgtgtccctcagctccacacctttcacagacgaaaggaccgtctgacacaacatttacttggtacatcccaactttagaagctcctcccaattcatatttgtcaaatctcgcagtgagagcttcaagtgcagcaacagaggaagattcagcagctctcctctggttccctctggaattcccatactcatccttgtgggtggctagatcgtcgattatcttccaccccttggtctctcccaagttctcaacaaatcggccattggctgcagcatccaaaatagccctctaatcgtcatataacccattataggaatgattgcacaagctccatttttcgaaaccatggtgcggtatggttcgcaccagcttcttaaatcggacccatgcctcgttgaagttctcatccggcccttgtttgaaacttgtgatttgggctctaatagcaatcgtcttagaagcagaaaagtacttcttgtagaatgccaatgccaaggaattccagtcggtgatcccatgagcggctcggtccagatctctataacactcccttgcagcatcacgaagggagaagataaacatggtctccttgatctggtcttgggtcacgcagGCTGgagggggtatggaacagcagtagtcaataatggtctccatatgcttagctgcatcttcgtttgctgctcccccgaactggtttctctcaaccatattaatgtatgaaggctttggttcgaacttcctggcatctcctggtaatttgAACCTCTTATATaagtttgcagctgtcggctcagaatgactagctatacttgcttcttctgccatgactgggatttctggagaagtaactgtctcggctgaagaagtggaaacgggtgaagactgtgggtcttcctcgaacagctcgttctcgtgatagcttgacagagtactcagctcttcctctgtcggtaataccctttgtgatcgtctcaagtCGCGCAAaaatttctctatctcaggatcgaatggtactagttcaccaccctgtgacctgcgcataagaagaaactacaaaaagaatataagataagtttaaggaacagaagtcccttaaactaagaaagactaaaaataaaacaactaaaattagaactattgcctccccggcaacggcgccaaaatttgatacccgtcgtgaggtgtcaaaaataagatttataatttccaactacaactatagctagcggcagtcgggtcgaaccacagagaggcagatgtaaattctaattgtctaaattcagtctaaggtaacaagtgtgggggttgagttgaattggtctacagctaagactaaataataaactagaaagacggattaaacagataaagaaggggtactaggatggtcggttcattaaagcttcggcggcagcatactaaacaggtctaaatcgaacacaagtgaggcgggaaacaagaggtcctctcggtccactcttaacaaatagcatctttcgatctcgctataggtccctaatatcactaatattgactctcgtcctgaaaagtgactaacaacctaaactttacctatctttcgatctcagcatagtttagtcattttaatggATGATCTAAcgactgtccctatctctcgatctaacgggtcagtcatatccaaaacattcaactagtcgtgtgcactcgattcgtcgaatacaacattaaaatcaattaaaacgaagggtaaccttacgaggtcagtcgatcgaccgagaatgtcagtcgatcgactgacacgcgaatcaggccgtgttcaatactttgccgcctacgctataattcgcctacatcctagcacaaactatttagctactcatggtgaaagtgataacaacaataatactagggcaataaAGTATTGAATTCATTATTAAAGCGgtaaaacaaataattaacatgcaataataagatggtttcgggaatctaactatcaattctatactaataacgaaatagaagtaaattgaaatagggcagagtAATACCAagattgcagaggaacgattaagggcaagaacgaaattccaatgctaacaatattccaaaccctaattctaaaAACCGTATgtagaacttaatgtaaaaactgaatgtgaaacttagatcAAAACTGGATGTCAAAACTGAATTCCTAGGTTatgttatatagcaactaacgtagctttatttcctaaacctaacataactttgggcttcaagattcacggtcttttaattctcgtctggaatagcaacctggtcgatcgactgctaggactggtcgatcgactggtcttgaTAAATGATAGCTTCgaaccgatggttggtcgatcgactgatgtcagtggtcgatcgaccgcttgagctgctacttgacttctttaaactcgtggacttgtcttttgggccttgaattgcgcaccaagctcgttcctcgggtgaatacttcacgtcatatgcaatgcaggatactcggggacggatttagctcgatttccgctggattcttcacatttctgcaacaatgtacaaaaatacggaagtagacggaaatagggagaaatgtagcataaactacataaatgagctctgaaatgcgtgtaaaatgggatgtaaaacatcatataaaagacacgcatcatatGCTACGCTGAATTATTGAGAAGGTGTTGCAAGTATGGTGAATCGAATGGTGATGTCATGTTCGTTGGGCGTGGTCAATAGACTTAtacagccagtcgatcgaccaagcacgTTTTGCATGTCTTTTGTTTTCCGTTGGTTATTATTATATTGTCGTGCTTAATTTATTGAATGTTGAATAATGctattattgttttcatcttgCTGCGATTTATTATTTATACGCTATACGAGTATTGTGATGAGTTGTGCATACCACGAAGTGtgctactgccagttgtgcataggaAGAGAGTTGCTACTGCCAGCTGAGCATGGTACGAAGGATACTACTCTGAGACAGTTGGCACAGTGTcaagggggttgtgctactgtCAATTATAAAGTTGAGCATAGTACGTAGTGTAGTACTACCAGTTTATACATATGAGCATAACACCGTGTTAAGGGGGTTGTGCGACTGCCAATAATTTCATGACTTTACTCGGTATGAATATGTAAGTTGATGATGGAATGAGATCATTTGATTGTACTACTGTTACTGTTTTATGATGGGTTATGTGTATTTCTGGAAAGGACACAAATAACCATTAATCCATATCATTCTTTACAACCTCATTTTTCCTAATCCTCCAAATGACAACTGCCACAACCACCTCACGTCACCACCACAAACGCTGCCATCACCACGAGAAACGCTGACGCCACCACCACGAGAATTATGAATTTCACAATACTAAAATGCATAGAAAGCATAAACTTATTTAAAACTTATCATCTCCATATCAAAAGCTCCGTCATCGAACAATATCTGAATATGTTATAGAAACCTATGAAAAAATAGGTACTGATTTTCAATCTCAATACTCTATAGTCGACTTGAAGCAAGTATTCTGTTGCAAGGGCATCTAAAAAATAATCAGGGAACCAAATAAGCAAGGAGCAGGGAATGATATGATAGGTTTACATATAAAATATACGCATTTGTAATGTGCTACCCAGGCCAATTCCTACCACCACCACCGCAATACCGCCGTGCCCACCAAAGTCCATAGGCCACCCTTTTACCTACCACAGCAGTCACAGCTATACGACGTCAGACTCCAACCATAAATTTTTCATCAACAAGTATTTCTACGGACCCTAATTTCATTAGTCTAAATTAATTTAATCTCCCTAATTTGATATAATATCGTTAATACAGTAAATAAATTAGAATTATTACTTTATCGACTTGAGAACTAGCGCCCGTCCATAGTTGATTAGGACGGATTTAATTAATTTTGTGAGGAAGAGAATTAgagagtgtttttttttttggggtatGGTATGGAAAGTAAATGGCAAAAAGTTCATGAAGGAGTAAAATGCGTCCATGAAAGAGCAACAACGTTTATaatgttgtttagtttatttctactcaaccattggttgactaGGTTTGTGTCTTATATCAAAATCCTTACCTATTTTTTGGGTAACCTGTTAGGATCCAGTCAATAGCTTCCGATTGAATGGGGAGCAGTTAATTTAGCAGGTTTGGATTagattgttgatgttgttgctgtgAGTTCGGATGGCTGGGGCGTGTGATACAAGATTGTCCGAGTCTAGTAGCTGACATGTTTCACTTAGTTGTTAAACCACATTAGACACTTATTTATTTCAGTTTTACTTAATATTTATTTATCAGTTGGTTAAGACTTTTATTTTTTCAGTTTGCGACAATATTGTAGGAAATATGATCGATGCCTTTTCCATTGAATATGATAAAGCTTATATACACCTAATATCCAACTATTGCCTAATTACAATATtgactaaataaattacaatCGGCAACTAATAACTTTATATACGGAATGAATAAATAAACAAATCGGAATGATTTATTTCTATATTCTAACACGCCCCCGCAGTCTTATCGGGAGGACTACGAACGTTAAGACTGTCACGAAAATCAGTAAACAAAACCGAAGGCAGCCCCTTCGTGAAAATGTCCGCGAGTTGATGGCGAGATGGCACGTGATGAACTCGAACATCACCTTTGGCAACCTTTTCCCGAACGAAATGAATGTCAAGCTCGATATGTTTAGTGCGTTGATGTTGGACCGGATTTCCCGCTAAATAAATGGCACTAATATTATCGCAATATACCAGCGTTGCCTTAGACAAAGGACGATGTAACTCCAGTAAGAGATTACGCAACCAACACGATTCGGATACTACATTTGCAACCCCACGGTACTCGGCCTCCGCGCTGGAACGAGACAAAGTGGGTTATCTTTTGGAGGCCCACGAAACCAAATTATCACCGAGAAACACGGCATAGCCACTGGTGGACCTGCGTGTGTCCGGGCACCCAGCCCAATCCGCATCGGTATATGTCGTCAAGGAGAATTTCGAGGAAGCACTGAGTGATAAACCATACCTATGAGTACCCTTAACATAACGAAGGATCCGTTTAAGAGCGTTCATGTGCACTTCCATGGGATTGTGCATGAATAAACATACTTGTTGGACCGCATAGGATAAATCCGGACGAGTAAGGGTAAGGTACTGAAGAGCTCCTGTGAGACGCCGGTACAAAGACGGATCGCTGCATGGAGAACTAGCAATCGAACTAAGCTTTGGCTTAGTATCCACGGGAGTCGAACATGGTTTGCAAGAAGACATACCTGCCCGGTCTAGAATCTCGAGTGCATACTTTGATTGCGAAAGAAAGAGCCCACCTTGTTCAGGTGTTACGGCAATTCCCAAAAAAATAACTCAACGGACCTAAGTCCTTCATTGCAAACTCGGCCCCAAGACGGGCCATTATCGATCGACGCAAGTCATCCGAGGAAGCGGTAAGgatcatatcatcaacataaaggaGAAGATAGGTAAGATGTGTACCGTTTTTATAGATGAATAAAGAGTGATCGCATTTGCTATGAACAAATCCCATGGTTGCAATATAATCAGCAAATCTTTGATACCAAGCTCGCGGGGCTTGCTTTAGTCCGTATAAAGACTTGCGAAGAAGACACACATGAGACGGAAACCGTGAGTCCCTGTAGCCAATGGGTTGATGCATGTATACCGTTTCATGTAAGTTACCGTGCAAGAACGCATTTTTCACATCTAATTGATGGATTGACCATTTATTGGCAAGAGCCAAACTCAAGACAACACGAATGGAGGCCGGCTTCACAACCGGGCTGAAGGTTTCACCGCAATCGACACCAACTTCTTGAGTTTTACCATCACCTACTAGACGAGCCTTATGCCTCTCAAAAGAACCGTTAGCATTATATTTATGGCAAAATATTCACATACAACGAATGACATTCACATTAGGCGGACAAGGCACTAATTCCCACGTTCCATTGCTAATTAAAGCATTAAATTCGTCATCCATGGCCAGTTTCCAATTAAGGGCGGACACGGGGTTACGAGGTAAAGAGGATATAGCTACCTTGGTATTAAGATCGAAAATAGGTTTAGGCTTATATATACCGTGGTCACCGCGTGTAACTGCCTTAGAAACATTAGGAGGAGGTTGGTTGGCATGGGTTGGTTGTGGTTGGGCCGAGACATGTTGCTGGGGTTCGAGGGAGGCAGGGGCAGGCGTAACAGGGGTGTGGGGGGGCGAAACAGGGGTCGAAACAGGAGATAAGGGGGGAGTATTGTCGACTGGCTGGTCAGGGATGTCGACGGGTTGTGTAGGTTGGGAGTTGGTCATTTGTTGAAGTACATACGCAGGAATTACGTCATCAAGAAAATGAGTCAATAGAATCACTAGCTTGATTATTTTTGAACGGAAATTGATACTCATCAAAAATCACATGGCGACTAACAATAATTTTCTTTTGCGTAATGTCGTAACATTTGTAACCTCGGTGATGATCCGGGTACCCAAGAAAAACACATGGAGTAGAGCGGGCTTGTAATTTGTGTCGTGTAGGGGACGGTACAAGTGGATAACATAAGCAACCAAAAATACGAAGAGAAGTATAAGATGGTTGCTTCATGTATAGTTTGTACGTTGGACTAATGAAATTGATTTGTTTATTTGGTAAAATATTTAACAAGTAGGTCGCCATACTAAGAGCGTGATGCCAATAAGATGGAGGGACGGACGCATGAAGGAGAAGAGTACGGAGAACGTTATTTATAGATCGACAAAAACTAAATAATATCTATGACCGGAAGAGCTAGACGGGTGAAGTCCATAGGTCACAGTGAATTATATCAAATGGCATAATTGTCTTAGTAATAGATTGCGGTAATTTAACCGCCTTACCAATTGAGCAAGAAGGACAAACAAATTGTTTCGAAATTCCATTACAAGAAATTAAATGATTTATTCGGAGCGAATCAAAAATTGGTGATCCAGGATGCCCGAGCCGGGCGTGCCAGACTGACGGGTGAAGTGCAATAAAATACGACGCTTGGTGGAGCGGAATTGGTGATGGCACAACTGGATATAGGTCTCCTTGACTATCACATCTCATTAGACGCCTCCCCGTCTTGTAATCCTTCACACAAAAACCAAGAGGGTCAAATTCTACGGTGACGGAATTATCTTTGGTAAATTTTCTGACCGACACAAGGTTTTTGACGAGTTGAGGGACATGTAGGACATTTTTAAGGGCAAATGACTTATTTCTAATGGGTAGTTTAGAGTTTCCATATCCGTTAATTGGTATAGTCTGACCACTTCCAACTATAATACCATTTTTAATGCTCAAATTAACAAAGGAAGAAAGAGTACCTACATCCGATGTCATGTGAGAAGTCGCTCTTGTATCCATGAACCAACGCGGATCATGAGGACTAATGCCCAAGGTGTACATCGCGGCTTCTATATCAGTCGGGGTAGGCGAGTTCTCTGCCGTATAAGCCTGTTGCCTAGGCTGAAACGGTGGTCGCGGTGCTCCAACAGGACGTGGCCAAGCTGCTGTAGGATAAGGACATGGAGGGTAAGCCCAAGGCGATTGTTGCAAGGGCCAGCCGCCATAACCCGTCTTTGGGCCAAGGTCTTTCTTAGGAACAGAAGACGGGGTAGGAGCAGCAGTATTTCCCCCGCCAAAACTACCCGAGTTGGAGCCACGCGAACCACTTCCAGCGCCTTTCCCTTGCTTTCCCTTCTTCTTATTGGTCCTGTTGTTCTTACCCTTACCCTGTGACGACGCCGGTGGTGGTCCTAAAATTGATGAACCATCACCTGAATTCTTCGCATACATCGCCTGAGAGGCCGTTGTGGCGGCACTCTTCGCGATACTCGCTTCTTCGAGGGCTAGCATAGACCGGGCACTATAGAATTGAGGCAAGGGATTTGCCTGCCTGATTATTTTTCCGACGCCATTATATGCCTCCGTTAAACCTGAGACTAATTGGAGAACTAGTCGATTATTTGTAACCGGAGCGCCAACGTTCTTTAATTGATCCGCAAGCGATTTGAGACGTTGACAATAAGCAGCAACAGTCGGAAAATCCGACATGGAAGTGTGTGAGAACTCTTGATCGAGAGTAACTGCACGCGTGTTTTGGTTATCGAGAAAAATATTCCGTAACCGATTCCAACACTCCATTGCGGTGGATTCTGCCTCCACAATGGTCTCGAGAAGGTCAATAGTGACCGTTGCGCAGATCCATTGAAGGACCGTAGCATCAAGAACCTCCCACATCTCCATGTCTTCTGCCGTTTCGGGCGCCTTAGGGCCACCTCTTTTGGGCTGAATTATATGGTGAAGCACTCGATTCGACTTGGCATGATTCGTAAAGAGGGCGACCCAAAGAGGATATTGGTCGTTATCCATCCCGAGAGTGATGGTAACGCTGTTCCTGATATTGGTGACGGCAAGAGCCGGATGGAAGGTGTTCGATTTCTTGTTAGTCATGACTGAGGACGTGAGGTCGAGAGAGGAGTTTGTCGTGACTGGGAAGAGATCGAAGAGAGGAGAGGAGCGGAAGCGATGGATCAATTTAACCTAAAAGCTGATACCATGTAGGAAATATGATCGATGCCTTTTCCATTGAATATGATAAAGCTTATATACACCTAATATCCAACTATTGCCTAATTACAATATtgactaaataaattacaatCGGCAACTAATAACTTTATATACGGAATGAATAAATAAACAAATCGGAATGATTTGTTTCTATATTCTAACAAATATGTCATTAGTAATGTAATTTTCtcattaaagtactttggtattgtttaaTTTGATATTCATTACCTTGGGTTACCGAGACGGTAACAATTCCATTTAATCGGGAATGACTTGCTAAAAGCTTCTgcttaaatgggggtgttacataactGCCATTTATGCAATATTTAGAGCATGCATCTAATCTTTTTCCTAGATTTTGCAGGAGATAATCAACTACATAATTCTACCTTTTGTAAAATGCACGTATATCTATAGTAAATGATAAGAAGCACCCTTCTATTCTAGTTGGAACAACATACCATGGGTGACTCTCTGATTGCATACTAATTTCCATATTATATGAGGGGATTTTCTTAAAACGAATAAAATTTATCGAAATAAAGATTAAGTGCTTCATAATATGAATGCATTAGTTAAGAATATAAAGTTTGTCGTTGAGACTGTATCAATTTGAATTTTACTTTTTTGATGGGGAATATTGATGCTTATTTTTCTTCTGACGACTGGCTTTAACTTGGCGTCTTTAAATATGCTCAGATATGTTGCAATGTTCTCAAGAAGCCTAAATGTAGAGTATCAGCATTATGGAATTGATGTACAGTGTCAGGTAACAAGCTAAAATAATTTCGTTTTGTACATAATGTTGCGTTTATCTGGGTTGATTTTTTAGAACAATGTCTTGCTAATTTTCAGATACCACTGCTGGTAGCAACGAAGATGTCATCGATAAGAAAACCATCCTTATTTATTCCATCACGGGAACAGTACGCCAAAGCGAGTATTCGATGGATTGGATTTGAACTTCGATGCATTCCTTTCTGGACTCATGCTTTGCAATGGTGTCTCATTAACACAATGCCGGAATCCGTGGTGAACTGGTTTCTTTTTAGATATTTCCTTAGTTTGAGGAAGAAAATGATTCAAAAAGAATTAAGGCAGAAGAAATAGCCTTGTCCCTAATATGTGGCATTTTCGTTTTTAAATAATGTGGTGAAAACATGACTTTGGTGTGGTTATGTGATTActattgctaattgttaggtttaAGTGTACcaatttcatttatataattgtaCCATGGTATTGAAGGTCAGTTAAGAGACTTGATCTTTGTGGTCTGTAGAGCTCGTCCTGGTGCAATCGTACGACCCAGATTTAACATTATGATGTGTAGTAATCTAAGTTACATGGCTGCTAATACTACATAATGGCATTTGCTATTTTGCTGTAGCAGCATGGTTTCCAGCATTAGTTAATGGCAGTAATAGATATTGAAAGCAGAACTTTTGTTACCAGCTACCTTATTAGTTAAATCATCAAGTGAAAATAATTTTAATATGGGTTCAAAGCACGTCAATATTGTAATTTTATCCTTGTGATTCTAATAAAAGTGGAACCTTTGCAGAGGCCAATAGACCCATTTGAGCTCGATGACCCGTTTAAAATCATTTTGCCAACTAAATAGCTTCATCTACGTGTGAAGAAGGATGACTGTCCAATCCATCACAAATCCACCCTCCAGACCCGGCTCTTGATCACCGTGTGCACAAGTTCAACTCTTTACGAATATGAGATAACTATGCTGCTCTATTTAATTATACTCTTGTCTTAAAACACTGATGGGGGCTATCAGGGGTGCTCGCCCCGCTAGCGGTCCGATTTTCAAAGTttctaattaattttttttaacttttttgGAGTTTCCTTTAAATCATTAACAATGGGGTTTCTGGCTTCGTCACTGTCTGAAAAAAAGAACCCTCTTAGTAAGTAAACTAAATCTTGAACTCTTTGACAGTTTGATGTGTGCATATTGTGTGTCTACATTCCTTTAATTAGTAGTATAATTTTGCTTATTCTTTTATACCATTCAATTTCATTTAAATTTTGTATTTATAAGTTTGTAAGACTAACTCGTTTATATCGCAAATGAAAGATTTCGAGTTAAAATAGTGACTACTAGCATGCAACCATTTTACATTCATAATTCTACCGCTAAGTTTATATCCAGTCTTACAAAACATAGCCTTAAAATAATAATAGAGTATTCATATCTAGCATTAAATGGACTACATAGCAAATAAAGAAGTCGTCTAAAGCTTAAGAGAGTCTCAGTCGTGATTTTGTAGTaagtttatgattttttttttccacaAAAACAGCTAAACATGGATCATTAATcaatttatgaaatttaatacTAGTATGCATTTGTAGATCTCAAAACTGAAATCTACTAATAGTAGCTCATGAAGACGAAAACATAATTAGTTAATCAACCTCCAATGACCCCTTTGAAACGCCAAAACAATAGGAACACAATTTATTGCTCATATGCCCATCTTCCCCCTTGTCCTTCATGTTACCCTAAATAAATAAATTCTAACTACCTTCATCTCCATTCCTTATTTAGAGTATTCATATCCAGCATTAATTGGACTGCATAGCAAATAAAGAAGTCGTCTAAAGCTTAAGAGAGTCTCAGTCGAGATTTTGTAGTAAGTTTATGATTTTTTTCCACAAACACGGCTAAACATGGATCATTAATCAATTTATGAAATTTTATACTAGTATGCATTTGTAGATCTCAAAACTGAAATCTACTAATAGTAGCTCATGAAGAGGGAAACATAACTAGTTAATCAACCTTCAACGACCCCTTTGAAACACCAAAACAATAGGAACACAATTTATTGCCCATCTACCCATCTTCCCCCTTTCCTTCATGTTACCCTAAATAAATAAATTCTAACTACCTTCATCTCCATTTCTTATTTATCTCCTTCAATTCATATTCCTTCTTCTTTAGATCCATTTCTCTCCACAAATATCCTTTAATAATGGAAGTTTTCTTACTAGACCAACTCAAGGCCCAACCCAAATGGGTCATTCTTCTCTCCACCCTCGGTGTTTTCACGGTTCTAAGAACCCTTTTGGGGGTTCTCAAATGGGTTTATGTCAGTTTTCTCAGACCTTTAAAGAATTTAAAGAAATACGGTTCGTGGGCCGTTGTTACTGGTCCTACTGATGGAATTGGTAAAGGTTTCGCCTTTCACTTGGCTAAAAAGGGTTTAAATCTTGTTTTGGTGGGTAGAAACCCTGATAAATTAAATGATGTTTGTGCATCAATTAAAACTAAATATGGAAATGTTGAGATTAAAACCGTGGTGGTTGATTTTTCTGGTGATTTAGATCACGGTGTGCTGAAGATTAGGGAA
Protein-coding sequences here:
- the LOC141618334 gene encoding uncharacterized protein LOC141618334, with protein sequence MTNKKSNTFHPALAVTNIRNSVTITLGMDNDQYPLWVALFTNHAKSNRVLHHIIQPKRGGPKAPETAEDMEMWEVLDATVLQWICATVTIDLLETIVEAESTAMECWNRLRNIFLDNQNTRAVTLDQEFSHTSMSDFPTVAAYCQRLKSLADQLKNVGAPVTNNRLVLQLVSGLTEAYNGVGKIIRQANPLPQFYSARSMLALEEASIAKSAATTASQAMYAKNSGDGSSILGPPPASSQGKGKNNRTNKKKGKQGKGAGSGSRGSNSGSFGGGNTAAPTPSSVPKKDLGPKTGYGGWPLQQSPWAYPPCPYPTAAWPRPVGAPRPPFQPRQQAYTAENSPTPTDIEAAMYTLGISPHDPRWFMDTRATSHMTSDVGTLSSFVNLSIKNGIIVGSGQTIPINGYGNSKLPIRNKSFALKNVLHVPQLVKNLVSVRKFTKDNSVTVEFDPLGFCVKDYKTGRRLMRCDSQGDLYPVVPSPIPLHQASYFIALHPSVWHARLGHPGSPIFDSLRINHLISCNGISKQFVCPSCSIGKAVKLPQSITKTIMPFDIIHCDLWTSPV